One genomic window of Pecten maximus chromosome 3, xPecMax1.1, whole genome shotgun sequence includes the following:
- the LOC117322848 gene encoding diencephalon/mesencephalon homeobox protein 1-A-like, with amino-acid sequence MATYITLPSGKMKKKRKRTVISKKDLQQLEALFQQDKWPDRSKKMHLATVISKSENFISTWFQNRRAKYRRLQHETESLLKNDDTVKLTFHDVRFPSNEPLKNNNIADTNEEVVVNSNQTPIGLEEIKLELNVIDKNQKNTLKRGNSVNGNGESFKKGREQISHDANKPGVTLSWEFVFRQIVEMAAASEGAMAEGHPSITQAVRHAALGVSLRDAKLVYSREYGLDCETI; translated from the exons ATGGCGACTTACATTACACTTCCGTCgggaaaaatgaaaaagaagagAAAGCGTACGGTGATTAGCAAGAAAGATTTACAACAATTAGAAGCACTCTTTCAACAAGATAAATGGCCTGATCGCAGTAAAAAGATGCACCTGGCTACAGTTATCAGTAAATCAGAAAACTTCATATCAACTTGGTTTCAAAACCGACGAGCAAAGTATCGACGTCTTCAACATGAAACAGAGTCGCTTCTAAAAAATGACGACACTGTGAAATTGACATTTCATGATGTGAGGTTTCCAAGCAATGAACCACtgaaaaacaataacatagCTGATACGAATGAGGAGGTCGTTGTTAATTCTAATCAAACGCCTATTGGTCTAGAAGAAATCAAATTGGAGCTGAATGTCATCGACAAGAATCAGAAGAACACGCTAAAAAGGGGAAACTCTGTGAATGGAAACGGCGAAAGCTTTAAAAAGGGTAGAGAACAG ATATCACATGACGCCAACAAGCCTGGAGTGACTTTATCTTGGGAATTTGTCTTCCGACAGATCGTGGAAATGGCTGCTGCTTCCGAGGGAGCCATGGCGGAGGGCCACCCGTCCATTACCCAGGCCGTGCGCCATGCAGCCCTAGGAGTGTCATTACGGGACGCCAAGCTTGTGTACAGTCGCGAGTATGGACTGGACTGtgaaacaatatga
- the LOC117324016 gene encoding RPA-related protein RADX-like — translation MAEKSNCDSLTDLKKCIKRADLHQEDLIAGPFLVLKIDRYLTDPQHTSQTGLATEYIDVYQLTVADHMHKLKVVLHPKISTDIQNRQLREGCSVMFMKCTLRYDETNLSGSSITVVDTIKIEPKPCLLFLPPDMSNLSWCPNCGTKESNDLPLTSSRGYYLDLWSSIEMTGPQWKLPSTDQESKSVGTVTEQDIYKVKEIAKKWTDLKTISPYMIVRVVGKCRLLHYAKPSKSEKWPFQAHFSVCDKTGVCNMVLWNALCKDYYQRLQEGSVILIRRFTVKKSYYSSGREIQAPRNLEYYDIDINMNPHHPQSEIHILSLSAVPKNIRLPDLEYNFVTRQQLGSMPDNYICDIVGCVTYVGRYERDPITNKAGLDSGGFWVRRWLHLRDASSKKSFIVEMFRAAESLIGPQVKPGVVLVCRHMRVINNTSYLTGSTCQRQVYVTSTINTQLSLQVCSDNRPEPAVTDILSWSQSREGKQEVEHSMVEGYFSYPCLPQGLAAFQDMYSDLKIVPSDDWKRELTALTYRQHKRLFVQAVMVSAKLIHSPTVSHVAPETHRWKLRGKIKSKTKKTPSCEAEVVVVDAETHALADQMEVLGIVEPHQLVHTFPLPYSSAHWSKLRQQLIFPSGELSTERYQSSNTAGHSTNTAGHSTNTAGHSTDTAGHSTNTAGHGTHTTAHNSDTAGYTSDGTGHSSDPARLDRDILGCFILTWTGLNSHVLLNTIWRPTAENCGSERTMSELLCVSHPSIDWLSYPYRHPSDFPTILQSATQCVGQRYLLVLDCYRHSLEENQELVLKHAYRV, via the exons ATGGCGGAAAAATCGAACTGCGACTCCCTTACCGATCtgaaaaaatgtataaaacgaGCAGATCTTCACCAAGAAGATTTGATCGCAGGGCCCTTTTTG GTTTTGAAAATAGATCGCTACTTAACAGATCCACAGCACACTTCTCAGACTGGCCTGGCTACTGAGTACATTGATGTGTACCAGTTGACTGTTGCAGACCACATGCATAAACTCAAAGTGGTGCTGCATCCAAAGATATCAACAGATATTCAAAACAGACAG TTGAGAGAGGGCTGCTCGGTAATGTTTATGAAATGTACCCTACGTTATGATGAGACCAACTTGTCAGGAAGCAGTATCACTGTAGTGGACACCATCAAGATAGAACCGAAGCCATGCTTGTTGTTTTTACCACCAG ACATGTCCAACTTAAGCTGGTGTCCTAACTGCGGTACCAAAGAGAGCAATGATCTTCCCCTCACTTCCTCTCGGGGCTATTATCTTGATCTTTGGTCGAGTATAGAGATGACAGGCCCACAATGGAAGCTACCAAGCACAG ATCAAGAATCCAAAAGTGTTGGAACTGTGACAGAACAGGATATCTACAAAGTCAAAGAGATTGCCAAGAAGTGGACAGACCTAAAAACCATCAGCCCATATATGATTGTCAGGGTGGTAGGAAAATGTCGACTACTCCACTACGCTAAGCCATCCAAGTCAGAGAAGTGGCCTTTTCAG GCCCATTTTAGTGTTTGTGACAAGACTGGGGTCTGTAATATGGTTTTATGGAATGCTCTATGTAAAGACTATTACCAAAG GTTACAGGAAGGCAGCGTGATCCTGATCAGGAGATTCACTGTAAAGAAGAGCTATTACAGTAGTGGCCGAGAGATCCAGGCACCTAGAAACTTAGAGTACTACGACATTGACATCAACATGAACCCACATCATCCTCAAAGTGAAATACACATCCTGTCATTGTCAGCTGTACCTAAAAACATTCGTCTCCCAGACCTGGAGTATAACTTTGTCACTCGCCAACAGCTAGG GTCCATGCCTGACAACTACATCTGTGATATTGTTGGTTGTGTGACATATGTTGGACGCTATGAACGGGACCCTATAACAA ATAAAGCAGGCCTGGACAGCGGAGGGTTTTGGGTACGGCGTTGGTTACACCTGCGGGATGCATCCAGTAAAAAGTCATTTATAGTAGAAATGTTCAGAGCAGCAGAg TCATTGATTGGTCCTCAAGTTAAACCCGGTGTTGTCCTGGTCTGTCGACATATGAGGGTGATTAATAACACATCTTACCTGACTGGATCTACTTGTCAACGACAGGTGTATGTCACCTCAACCATCAACACACAG TTGAGTCTACAGGTGTGTAGTGACAATAGACCAGAGCCTGCTGTTACAGATATTCTATCCTGGTCACAGTCACGCGAGGGCAAGCAGGAGGTAGAACACTCCATGGTAGAAGGATACTTTTCCTACCCATGTCTTCCCCAGGGACTGGCTGCCTTCCAGGACATGTACTCTGATCTCAAG ATAGTTCCTAGTGATGATTGGAAGAGAGAATTGACAGCCCTTACTTATAGACAACACAAGCGTCTGTTTGTACAGGCAGTGATGGTCTCGGCTAAACTGATACACTCTCCAACGGTCAG CCATGTGGCACCAGAAACACACAGATGGAAATTAAGGGGGAAAATTAAATCCAAGACAAAAAAGACACCATCTTGTGAAGCAGAAGTTGTGGTTGTGGACGCAGAGACTCATGCCCTTGCTGACCAGATGGAAGTTTTAGGGATAGTGGAGCCTCACCAGTTAGTACACACCTTTCCCCTGCCTTACAGCTCTGCCCACTGGTCCAAGCTCAGGCAGCAACTCATATTCCCCTCGGGAGAGCTCTCAACAGAGAGATATCAAAGCTCCAATACAGCAGGACATAGCACCAATACAGCAGGACATAGCACCAATACAGCAGGACATAGCACCGATACAGCAGGACATAGCACCAATACAGCAGGACATGGTACCCATACAACAGCACATAACTCCGACACAGCAGGATACACATCAGATGGTACAGGGCATTCTTCAGACCCAGCAAGGTTGGACAGAG atatccTTGGATGTTTTATCTTGACATGGACAGGATTAAACTCTCACGTTTTGTTAAACACTATCTGGAGGCCTACAGCTGAGAATTGTGGGAGTGAACGAACTATGTCAGAATTGTTGTGCGTGTCTCATCCTTCTATCGACTGGCTGTCCTACCCATATAGACACCCGTCGGACTTCCCAACAATACTCCAGTCAGCTACACAGTGTGTTGGACAAAGATACCTACTGGTACTAGACTGCTACCGGCATTCCCTCGAAGAGAATCAGGAACTGGTCTTAAAGCATGCTTACAGAGTATAA